In the Bacteroidia bacterium genome, one interval contains:
- the cas2 gene encoding CRISPR-associated endonuclease Cas2 has protein sequence MPRTTKKKKFDKTQPKLNAYRNMWIIVMYDLPTETAQNRKDAATFRKKMLKLGFSMFQFSVYIKHEISMEAVETTKNKLKKIQPPEGKLGIFFFTDKQFGKTEIIFCQKKQKAPKKPAQLELF, from the coding sequence ATGCCTAGAACTACTAAAAAGAAAAAATTTGACAAAACTCAACCTAAACTAAATGCATACAGAAATATGTGGATTATTGTCATGTACGACTTGCCTACGGAAACCGCCCAAAACCGTAAAGATGCGGCTACCTTTCGTAAAAAAATGCTTAAATTGGGATTTAGCATGTTTCAATTTTCAGTTTATATTAAACACGAGATAAGTATGGAAGCCGTAGAAACCACCAAAAACAAACTAAAAAAAATTCAACCGCCCGAAGGAAAGCTAGGCATCTTTTTCTTTACCGACAAACAGTTTGGTAAAACCGAAATTATTTTTTGTCAAAAAAAGCAGAAAGCACCTAAAAAACCTGCTCAACTGGA